Sequence from the Bacteroidota bacterium genome:
TCGCTGACCGGCCACGTCTGGCTGCCGGTCCCGAGACCTACCGAGACGAAGTCGTCGTCTGGCAGAAACGCGACGCCGCGCACGGCGGCGGCCTCGCGGAGCGCGAGGAGGGCCGGGTTGCGCTCGGCCTCGATCTCGGCGCGGAGCCGCTCGGCCCCCGGTGCCCCGTCCGGCAGGTCCTCGCCCGATAGCTCAGCCGCTGCCGCTTTCCATGCCGCCTCGTTGACCTCGGTCGCGGCGTAGAGCGCATCTTCCGGGGCCGTGAAGCCGACGCTCGCCCCGCCCTCGAACGGGCGCGCGAACAGCGCCGACTTGGTCCAGCCTACGGCGTCGAGTAGCCGCCGGGCGTGGTGCTCCCACGCGGCGACGGCGTCGGCGACGGGTATGGCGCCGACGTAGAGGTCGAGCACAGCGCCGGGAGATGGCGTGTAGAGGTTGGGACCGGTGAGGCGACGGCTGTCGTCGAACGTCATAGGATTCAAGGCGTCGTTGGAATCGGGCGATTCCGTATGTTCACTGCAGGCGGCTGTGCGCCGCGTTCACGTTCACCCCACAACCATCCAGCATCCACCATGGCGAAGTTCGAAATCTACAAGAGCAAGGGCGGGAAATTTCACTTCCGGCTCAAGTCCAGCAACGGGCAGACCACGCTGACCTCGCAGGGCTACGCGGCCAAGCCGAGCGCGAAGAACGGGATCGAGTCGGCGAAGAAGAACATGAACCGGGACG
This genomic interval carries:
- a CDS encoding Mur ligase; this encodes MTFDDSRRLTGPNLYTPSPGAVLDLYVGAIPVADAVAAWEHHARRLLDAVGWTKSALFARPFEGGASVGFTAPEDALYAATEVNEAAWKAAAAELSGEDLPDGAPGAERLRAEIEAERNPALLALREAAAVRGVAFLPDDDFVSVGLGTGSQTWPVS